A DNA window from Treponema primitia ZAS-1 contains the following coding sequences:
- the rplI gene encoding 50S ribosomal protein L9 — MKVILNKDLLPLGEEGDVKDVAKGYARNYLFPRGLALPYTDSTVALFESRRGEIEARKEEKRKDALGLKEKLEALELVIVMPAGANGKLYGAVTSQTVADELTKQGFQIERKRIELPGNSFKSVGKYKVAVKLYESAAAEMTITVEGQPVKVETPSAPVRKDRRHRDAEHLRDAEPASAESTQKSEAPSAAPAANAQEAAPAQEVSQEAATPEV; from the coding sequence ATGAAGGTTATTTTAAACAAGGATTTATTACCCCTGGGAGAAGAGGGGGACGTGAAGGATGTAGCCAAGGGCTATGCCAGAAACTATCTCTTTCCCCGGGGTCTCGCCCTGCCTTATACGGATAGTACGGTTGCGTTGTTCGAGTCCCGGCGTGGGGAAATAGAGGCGCGGAAAGAAGAGAAGCGCAAGGATGCCCTGGGTCTTAAGGAAAAACTGGAAGCCTTGGAATTGGTTATTGTCATGCCTGCAGGGGCCAACGGAAAGCTCTACGGCGCCGTTACCAGCCAGACTGTGGCGGATGAACTGACTAAACAGGGTTTCCAGATTGAGCGGAAGCGGATTGAACTTCCCGGGAACAGTTTTAAGAGTGTGGGCAAATACAAGGTAGCGGTTAAGTTATACGAAAGCGCCGCCGCAGAGATGACCATAACAGTGGAGGGGCAGCCGGTAAAGGTTGAAACCCCATCGGCGCCGGTACGGAAGGATCGCCGGCACAGAGATGCAGAGCATCTCAGAGACGCGGAGCCGGCTTCGGCGGAATCTACCCAGAAGAGCGAAGCTCCCAGCGCCGCTCCGGCTGCAAATGCCCAGGAAGCGGCGCCTGCACAGGAAGTGTCCCAGGAAGCGGCCACCCCAGAAGTTTAA